The following coding sequences lie in one Thalassoglobus polymorphus genomic window:
- a CDS encoding serine/threonine-protein kinase: protein MPEIRSSCNPEMLNLFLKQVLQPDEEELFHSHLDRCESCQKKLEQNAADPDWWRDASDFLIADEIDLEIQATLDGEAIETDDGAIPRGSIAGVMDQLLPTDYPEMIGRFGGYEIVGVIGCGGMGVVLKGFESALNRFVAIKVLAPHLATSGAARNRFSREGQSAASVVHPNVVSIHRVSQANGLPFLVMPYIGGESLQKRSDRDGALPVSAVVRIGLQVCRGLAAAHAQGLVHRDVKPANILLEKDVDRIILTDFGLARAADDASMTKSGVLAGTPQYMSPEQARGERLDQRSDLFSLGSVLYTLCTGRPPFRAETSYGILRKITDTQPRPIREINPDIPSWMATLIASLQSKNPDDRINSAEEAANLLEQCLAHLQQPDLQPLPAELNAWNKRRWPKWVTSSLATGIMICVVVGSLWFNHEPNEITANHSETETVAPSVTSKNEPLVSAYAPAETDDSPPVRTAEPVEIAVQAPLTDQEISELEDLFDDVQSLQDDLKLMESNLQLLDPPQFNPAFEPELRTN, encoded by the coding sequence ATGCCGGAAATTCGATCTTCTTGTAATCCCGAAATGTTGAATCTGTTTTTGAAGCAGGTACTGCAACCCGATGAAGAAGAGCTGTTTCACTCACACCTTGACCGCTGCGAGTCTTGTCAAAAAAAACTTGAACAAAACGCCGCTGATCCAGACTGGTGGCGAGACGCTTCGGACTTTCTTATTGCTGACGAGATCGATTTGGAAATACAGGCCACGCTGGATGGAGAAGCGATTGAGACCGACGACGGCGCCATCCCTCGTGGATCGATTGCCGGTGTGATGGACCAACTTCTACCGACTGACTACCCGGAAATGATCGGTCGATTTGGTGGATATGAAATCGTCGGAGTCATCGGCTGCGGCGGTATGGGAGTTGTCCTGAAAGGATTCGAATCTGCACTGAACAGATTCGTAGCGATCAAGGTTTTGGCCCCTCATCTTGCAACGTCCGGAGCCGCTCGAAATCGTTTCTCGCGAGAAGGTCAGTCGGCTGCTTCGGTCGTGCATCCAAATGTTGTTTCCATCCACCGGGTCTCTCAAGCGAACGGCCTGCCGTTTCTGGTGATGCCGTATATCGGTGGTGAATCGCTGCAAAAACGGTCTGACCGCGACGGAGCGTTGCCGGTCTCTGCGGTCGTACGCATCGGACTTCAGGTCTGTCGAGGCCTGGCAGCCGCACATGCTCAGGGACTTGTTCATCGAGATGTTAAGCCTGCCAACATTCTGCTTGAGAAAGATGTTGACCGCATCATTCTCACCGACTTCGGCCTGGCTCGCGCCGCCGATGATGCGAGTATGACCAAGTCGGGCGTCCTCGCCGGAACGCCTCAATACATGTCCCCCGAACAGGCTCGCGGGGAGCGACTCGATCAGCGAAGTGACCTGTTCAGCCTGGGGAGTGTACTCTACACGCTTTGCACCGGACGCCCACCCTTTCGAGCAGAGACCAGCTACGGAATCCTCAGAAAAATCACTGACACGCAACCTCGTCCAATCCGCGAAATCAATCCGGACATCCCAAGTTGGATGGCGACATTGATTGCTTCGCTACAAAGTAAAAATCCAGACGATCGAATTAACTCTGCTGAAGAAGCGGCCAATCTTCTCGAACAATGCCTGGCACACCTGCAACAACCAGACCTGCAACCGCTGCCAGCGGAGTTGAACGCGTGGAACAAACGACGCTGGCCGAAATGGGTGACTTCTTCACTTGCGACCGGCATCATGATTTGTGTTGTCGTCGGCAGCTTGTGGTTCAATCACGAACCAAACGAAATCACTGCAAACCATTCCGAAACTGAGACAGTCGCCCCTTCAGTGACGTCAAAGAATGAACCTCTCGTGTCTGCCTACGCCCCCGCAGAAACCGACGATAGTCCCCCTGTCAGAACAGCTGAGCCAGTTGAAATCGCAGTTCAAGCTCCGCTCACCGATCAAGAAATCAGTGAACTCGAAGATCTCTTCGACGATGTTCAGTCGCTGCAAGATGATCTCAAACTCATGGAATCGAACTTGCAACTCCTTGATCCTCCCCAATTCAATCCGGCATTCGAACCTGAATTAAGGACAAACTAA
- a CDS encoding DUF1559 family PulG-like putative transporter: MIFKSSLNVNFRLVNAICLVAMIFVILLKQSALSEPAEKVEPAPSPVTAKKVSNDDPPPFPVFTNKINYSETSETFPEFVWDSHRDQQRTESSTSTSYRLIAVPKNVVGPLANAIYENFPEVQDELDIQTTVRGVVFNADIVVEEDFDKELQALVKAIQADVKTHSDVQLYIRLPMNFRNSKIKPAEFHGYLRDCELSKEPIFNELYSMRGRASVVHRCKREIVELLSGMEKQKHRKAGKSEPGNDGDFIEESELGIRQPVVVNHPENLYQSLVAQVHDAQADYFAQPQTTEAGPESKRLAGELEQLSKELWEAEQQLLKNQVTDLKRRLAAIETKLELREKRRAELVQRRLEELKTQKLSVVEATPQGEPTPILPVPPMQPQQQPETEQAGKRLPPEAPTETDATRAVEVLLSSNNGEFVVTPRQQSVHNLTKLNQALLNYHAAKGHFPPASKSITTQVIFDGPGKIKPFPKVSWRVELLPWLGEDELYRQYRIDEPWDSEQNKKLLAKMPDIYRSALDPSDSQNSAFYAVVSESKRQVGKPEYSTLFGNPAGSKYSDVHDGTANTIALVELDLKIPWTKPEDLQYDPDQPLPKLPLYEETGFHAGFIDGAVRRIQKETDEEQIRRFFEMKDGLPTKLPPIVNAFGTVLLQPVKPQPPKNPSAQVPVFDPFTPSNTLPETRQLEKEILHLEVLAAKQKLEAAQQALKEVKNAVERNLVSSQELSNKELAVNEAAIAHKRAELALQRGIIDQTPDQAKSSFEIPKSHEMLRLDLELAEQIDKLVKEDLVRIQEQYLNGAASLQQVTEAKSKAIQAEHDVKRLQLALKPTIAPDAESFASQSSNEGRSLSASEATPDATRYSIEELQPRIKEAFTKLGGNYDLEDEETYIIGSVSASHHQQHATIPQITNAIALKIMKNHKQETPFTESDYQKSSVFIFRLQPSKRKWFTLRPVGSAKIHRQDDEVLSGIIIKEEENEKILPGDLFVAIKNPKGLKKTFRPHETPKRTIPVTPIQPEETSVPPSSIPSSPFTNNTPIEVKSPADQRAKITRGKDSYTVSNATLIEKSVEAIEAVLKLPTADQISVSRGVRNDTVSVSSDVETKQLSEEIEKIVRNRKEVYLLKHDDGHLFIDAGPKEASDVTKSLIDAIQSSRAKPKESEPSTKD, translated from the coding sequence ATGATTTTCAAATCAAGCTTGAATGTCAATTTCCGTTTGGTCAATGCGATATGCTTGGTGGCGATGATCTTTGTCATACTTCTCAAACAGTCAGCCCTGTCTGAGCCAGCGGAAAAGGTTGAGCCTGCACCGTCTCCTGTCACTGCAAAGAAAGTGAGCAACGACGATCCGCCTCCGTTTCCCGTTTTCACGAACAAAATCAATTATTCAGAAACTTCAGAGACCTTCCCCGAGTTCGTATGGGATAGCCATCGTGACCAACAAAGAACTGAATCGTCTACATCGACCTCTTATCGGCTCATCGCTGTCCCGAAGAATGTTGTCGGCCCGCTCGCTAATGCAATCTACGAGAACTTTCCTGAAGTTCAGGACGAACTCGATATTCAGACCACTGTGCGCGGCGTTGTCTTCAATGCTGATATCGTAGTCGAAGAAGATTTCGACAAAGAGCTTCAGGCACTTGTGAAGGCAATTCAGGCAGATGTCAAAACGCACTCCGACGTTCAGTTGTACATCCGCTTGCCGATGAATTTTCGCAACTCGAAGATCAAACCCGCAGAATTCCATGGATACCTTCGGGATTGCGAGTTGTCCAAAGAACCGATCTTCAACGAATTATATTCAATGCGTGGGAGAGCTTCAGTCGTCCATCGTTGCAAACGGGAGATTGTAGAACTACTGAGCGGAATGGAGAAACAAAAACATCGCAAGGCTGGAAAATCAGAACCTGGAAACGATGGCGATTTCATAGAGGAATCGGAGCTTGGAATTCGCCAGCCGGTCGTTGTGAACCATCCAGAAAATCTCTACCAAAGTTTAGTTGCACAAGTTCACGATGCCCAAGCTGACTACTTCGCACAGCCCCAAACCACTGAGGCCGGCCCAGAATCAAAACGACTTGCTGGCGAACTTGAACAACTCAGCAAAGAACTCTGGGAGGCTGAGCAACAACTTCTCAAGAATCAAGTGACCGACTTGAAACGCCGTCTCGCTGCCATTGAGACAAAACTGGAACTTCGAGAAAAGCGGCGTGCAGAACTCGTGCAGCGACGATTGGAAGAACTCAAAACGCAAAAACTAAGTGTTGTCGAGGCAACTCCCCAGGGAGAACCGACGCCCATCCTTCCAGTACCGCCGATGCAACCACAACAGCAACCTGAAACTGAACAAGCTGGGAAAAGGCTACCGCCAGAAGCACCAACCGAGACCGATGCCACTCGTGCTGTCGAAGTTCTTTTAAGTTCCAACAACGGAGAATTCGTCGTCACACCTCGCCAGCAATCGGTGCACAATCTGACCAAACTGAATCAGGCTTTGCTGAACTACCACGCAGCGAAAGGGCACTTTCCACCAGCTTCAAAAAGCATCACTACACAAGTCATTTTCGATGGCCCGGGGAAAATCAAACCGTTTCCCAAAGTTAGTTGGAGGGTCGAATTGTTGCCTTGGCTGGGTGAGGACGAACTATATCGCCAATATCGAATTGACGAACCTTGGGACAGTGAACAGAACAAGAAATTGCTGGCGAAAATGCCGGACATTTACCGCTCGGCACTCGATCCGAGCGACTCGCAAAATTCGGCTTTCTATGCCGTTGTCTCCGAATCGAAAAGGCAGGTCGGGAAGCCAGAATACTCGACACTTTTCGGCAACCCGGCGGGTTCGAAATACTCCGACGTCCATGACGGTACAGCGAACACCATCGCACTGGTTGAACTCGATCTCAAAATTCCCTGGACCAAACCCGAAGACTTACAATACGACCCCGACCAGCCACTCCCCAAACTTCCACTCTATGAAGAGACCGGTTTTCATGCAGGTTTCATCGATGGAGCGGTTCGCCGAATTCAGAAAGAGACCGACGAAGAGCAGATTCGCCGTTTTTTCGAAATGAAAGATGGTCTGCCAACCAAGCTACCACCAATCGTAAACGCGTTCGGGACAGTGTTGCTTCAACCGGTGAAGCCGCAACCACCCAAAAATCCATCCGCTCAGGTTCCAGTTTTCGATCCTTTTACTCCCTCAAACACTCTTCCAGAAACCAGGCAGTTAGAGAAAGAAATTCTTCATCTTGAAGTCTTGGCTGCGAAGCAAAAGTTAGAAGCTGCACAGCAAGCATTGAAAGAGGTGAAAAATGCAGTTGAGCGAAATCTCGTGTCATCTCAGGAACTGAGCAATAAAGAGTTGGCTGTCAACGAGGCTGCCATTGCACACAAGCGGGCAGAACTCGCGCTTCAACGTGGAATCATCGATCAAACACCTGATCAAGCGAAATCATCCTTCGAAATCCCAAAATCACATGAAATGCTTCGACTCGATCTCGAACTTGCCGAGCAGATTGACAAGCTGGTAAAAGAAGATCTTGTAAGAATCCAGGAGCAATACTTAAATGGTGCCGCCTCTCTCCAACAGGTGACAGAAGCAAAGTCAAAAGCGATTCAAGCTGAACATGATGTCAAGCGTCTCCAACTCGCCTTGAAGCCGACAATCGCACCTGACGCAGAATCTTTCGCAAGTCAGTCATCAAATGAAGGTCGGTCACTCTCAGCTTCGGAAGCGACTCCTGATGCAACGCGGTATTCAATCGAGGAATTGCAGCCAAGAATCAAGGAGGCATTCACCAAGTTGGGCGGTAATTATGACCTGGAAGACGAAGAAACTTATATCATTGGAAGCGTTTCTGCTTCGCATCATCAACAACATGCGACCATTCCGCAAATAACAAATGCAATTGCCCTCAAGATCATGAAGAATCATAAGCAGGAGACACCATTTACTGAATCGGACTACCAAAAGAGTTCAGTTTTCATTTTTCGTTTACAACCATCAAAACGAAAATGGTTCACATTACGACCAGTTGGCTCCGCAAAAATCCACAGGCAGGACGACGAAGTGTTGAGTGGTATCATCATCAAAGAAGAAGAGAACGAAAAGATCCTTCCTGGCGATTTGTTTGTGGCAATCAAGAATCCAAAGGGTTTGAAAAAAACATTCAGGCCGCATGAAACGCCAAAGCGCACGATCCCGGTCACTCCAATACAGCCTGAAGAAACTTCTGTCCCACCAAGCTCGATTCCCTCATCCCCTTTTACTAACAACACACCGATAGAAGTGAAATCGCCCGCTGATCAGCGAGCGAAAATCACGCGAGGAAAAGATTCTTACACCGTCAGCAACGCAACCTTGATCGAAAAATCAGTCGAGGCTATCGAGGCTGTCCTTAAACTTCCGACTGCCGATCAGATTTCGGTTTCACGTGGGGTGCGTAACGACACTGTCTCGGTCTCCAGCGATGTCGAAACAAAACAATTGTCTGAAGAGATCGAGAAAATTGTACGCAATCGGAAGGAAGTCTATTTATTAAAACATGACGACGGCCATCTGTTTATCGACGCCGGACCAAAGGAAGCTTCAGACGTCACGAAATCGTTGATCGACGCGATCCAAAGCAGCCGAGCAAAGCCCAAAGAGAGCGAACCATCAACGAAGGACTAA
- a CDS encoding M24 family metallopeptidase, translating into MFDLPAIQQALQQFGLDGWLLYDFRGSNQLARRIMQLTDDSMGSRRCAYGIPAKGTPVRIVHRIEDSALDHLPGEKQIYLRWQEFEGALESFLNGKDRVAMEYSEKNGNPYISRVDGGTIELVRSFGTEVVSSGDLIQLFEAVWSDEQWKMHQEASVLTNAAFELSWKLIADSVRNGEGVEEKTVCDAIMDHFHSNGMTTYHPPIVARGPHSGLPHYETGMGQETLIRKDDFVLIDLWAKMDRPNSVYSDLTRTGFVGEEVPQNYTKIFEIVAAARDAGIEKVKTAMAAEEPLPGGDVDDAVRNVIENAGYGEFFGHRTGHSIGQEVHGNGAHLDNLETREDRQILPQTCFSIEPGIYLEEFGIRSEVDVFVDAQRQVHVTGGLIQQAVIPILKEY; encoded by the coding sequence ATGTTCGACCTTCCTGCCATACAGCAAGCGTTACAGCAATTCGGTCTCGATGGCTGGTTGCTTTACGATTTCCGTGGAAGCAATCAGTTGGCGCGGCGAATCATGCAGCTTACCGATGATTCGATGGGATCGCGAAGATGTGCGTATGGAATCCCAGCTAAGGGAACGCCGGTTCGGATTGTTCATCGCATTGAGGATTCAGCATTGGATCACCTTCCGGGGGAAAAGCAGATCTATTTGCGTTGGCAGGAGTTTGAAGGAGCCCTGGAAAGTTTTCTGAATGGGAAAGATCGCGTGGCGATGGAGTACTCGGAAAAAAACGGAAACCCATATATTTCCCGCGTCGACGGGGGAACGATCGAGTTGGTCCGATCTTTTGGAACAGAAGTCGTCTCGTCCGGTGATTTGATTCAACTTTTCGAAGCCGTCTGGAGCGACGAGCAGTGGAAGATGCATCAGGAAGCATCTGTTCTCACGAACGCAGCGTTCGAACTTTCCTGGAAACTCATTGCGGACTCGGTGCGAAACGGCGAAGGTGTCGAAGAGAAGACTGTCTGTGATGCAATCATGGACCATTTTCACAGCAACGGAATGACAACCTATCATCCCCCGATCGTCGCTCGTGGGCCACATAGCGGATTGCCACACTATGAAACCGGAATGGGTCAGGAGACTCTGATTCGCAAAGATGATTTCGTGCTTATCGATCTCTGGGCAAAAATGGATCGCCCCAACAGCGTCTATAGCGACCTGACGCGGACTGGATTTGTCGGAGAAGAGGTCCCTCAGAATTACACAAAGATCTTTGAGATTGTCGCTGCGGCTCGGGATGCGGGGATTGAAAAAGTGAAAACTGCGATGGCAGCTGAAGAACCACTTCCGGGGGGGGATGTCGATGATGCCGTACGGAATGTGATTGAAAATGCGGGTTATGGAGAGTTCTTCGGGCACAGAACTGGCCACAGTATCGGTCAGGAAGTGCATGGAAACGGGGCTCATCTCGACAATCTGGAAACTCGCGAGGATCGGCAGATTCTTCCGCAGACATGTTTCTCAATCGAACCGGGGATCTATCTCGAAGAGTTTGGAATCCGCAGCGAAGTGGACGTTTTCGTTGATGCACAACGGCAAGTTCACGTCACCGGAGGACTCATTCAACAGGCGGTCATTCCAATTCTCAAAGAGTATTAG
- the groES gene encoding co-chaperone GroES, with the protein MAKKAKASGGTKIVPLGDKVVLKRQEAEDTTAGGIVLPDSARDKPQRGEVVAVGDGHTKDDGSKLPLTVKEGDRVIFSSYAGDEIKVGDQEYLLLREGDILATY; encoded by the coding sequence ATGGCGAAGAAGGCCAAAGCGTCTGGCGGAACGAAAATTGTTCCTCTCGGAGATAAAGTCGTTCTTAAGCGGCAGGAAGCTGAAGACACCACAGCTGGTGGAATCGTTCTCCCGGATTCTGCCAGAGACAAACCACAACGTGGCGAAGTTGTCGCCGTTGGCGATGGGCACACCAAAGACGATGGCAGTAAATTGCCATTGACTGTCAAAGAAGGTGATCGTGTGATTTTCAGTTCATACGCAGGCGATGAAATCAAAGTTGGCGATCAGGAGTATCTCCTGCTCCGCGAAGGTGACATCCTCGCAACGTATTAA
- the groL gene encoding chaperonin GroEL (60 kDa chaperone family; promotes refolding of misfolded polypeptides especially under stressful conditions; forms two stacked rings of heptamers to form a barrel-shaped 14mer; ends can be capped by GroES; misfolded proteins enter the barrel where they are refolded when GroES binds): MAKMIAFDQEAQEAMRRGVSKLAKAVRVTLGPKGRNVILEKSFGSPTVTKDGVTVAREVELPDKFEDMGARMVREVASKTSDVAGDGTTTATIMAEAIYNEGLKAVVAGVSPLEMKRGIDKAVEQVTEKLREMAIPCRDKKAIAQVGTVAANGDATIGKILADAMEAVGKDGVITVEEGKSLTTDFEVVEGMQFDRGYLSPYFVTDSQTMECVLEDAYVLVHEKKISNIKDLVPILEKVVNAGKPLLIIAEDLEGEALATLVINKLRGTFKIAAVKSPGYGDRRKAMMQDIAIMCGGQAIFEDLGIKLDNLQLSDLGRVKKVVIDKDNTTLIEGAGKTADIKSRIDQIRHELEASSSDYDREKLEERIAKLSGGVAQVNVGAATESEMKEKKARVEDALHATRAAVEEGILPGGGVALLRASLSVDPGKLTHDEEVGYNIIRRACRAPLTQISNNAGQDGSVICEKVSEQKGNEGYNAATDVYEDLVKAGVIDPVKVTRTALQNSSSVATLLLTSDALIAEKPKDDDKGRSHDGDLY; the protein is encoded by the coding sequence ATGGCTAAGATGATTGCCTTCGATCAGGAAGCTCAAGAAGCGATGCGACGCGGCGTGAGCAAACTCGCCAAAGCCGTTCGTGTTACTCTCGGCCCGAAAGGCCGAAACGTTATTCTCGAAAAAAGCTTCGGTTCTCCTACCGTCACCAAGGACGGTGTGACTGTCGCCCGTGAAGTTGAACTTCCCGATAAGTTCGAAGACATGGGAGCTCGCATGGTTCGCGAAGTTGCCAGTAAAACTTCCGACGTCGCTGGAGACGGAACGACAACTGCCACTATCATGGCAGAAGCGATCTACAACGAAGGTCTCAAAGCTGTCGTCGCTGGTGTCAGCCCGCTCGAAATGAAGCGAGGAATTGACAAAGCTGTCGAGCAGGTCACCGAGAAACTTCGCGAAATGGCAATTCCTTGCCGTGACAAAAAAGCGATTGCTCAAGTTGGAACTGTTGCCGCCAATGGCGATGCCACAATTGGAAAAATCCTGGCAGACGCCATGGAAGCTGTCGGTAAAGATGGTGTGATTACAGTTGAAGAAGGCAAATCCCTGACAACAGACTTCGAAGTTGTTGAAGGAATGCAGTTCGACCGCGGATATCTGTCACCTTACTTTGTGACTGATTCACAAACGATGGAATGTGTTCTCGAAGACGCTTACGTCCTCGTTCACGAAAAGAAAATCAGCAACATTAAAGACCTCGTTCCGATTCTGGAAAAGGTCGTTAACGCTGGCAAGCCACTCTTGATCATCGCTGAAGATCTTGAAGGGGAAGCACTTGCGACTCTCGTGATCAACAAGCTTCGCGGAACCTTCAAAATCGCTGCTGTCAAATCACCTGGTTATGGTGATCGACGCAAAGCGATGATGCAGGATATCGCCATCATGTGTGGCGGACAGGCGATCTTCGAAGATCTTGGCATCAAGCTCGACAACCTGCAGTTGTCAGATCTTGGTCGTGTCAAGAAAGTTGTCATCGACAAAGACAACACCACGCTCATCGAAGGAGCTGGAAAGACTGCCGATATCAAATCACGTATCGATCAAATTCGTCACGAGCTTGAAGCATCAAGCAGCGACTACGATCGTGAAAAACTCGAAGAACGAATCGCGAAACTCTCTGGCGGTGTGGCTCAGGTCAACGTTGGAGCAGCGACCGAATCGGAAATGAAAGAGAAAAAAGCTCGTGTTGAAGATGCACTGCACGCAACCCGTGCTGCTGTGGAAGAAGGAATTCTTCCAGGTGGTGGAGTTGCGTTGCTGCGGGCTTCGCTCAGCGTTGATCCTGGCAAACTGACCCACGATGAAGAAGTTGGTTACAACATCATTCGACGTGCCTGCCGCGCACCACTGACACAGATTTCCAACAACGCCGGCCAAGACGGCAGTGTGATCTGTGAGAAAGTTTCCGAACAAAAAGGAAACGAAGGCTACAACGCAGCGACTGACGTCTACGAAGACCTTGTGAAAGCAGGCGTAATCGATCCTGTCAAAGTGACACGAACCGCTCTGCAGAACTCTTCAAGTGTCGCCACTCTGTTGCTGACCAGCGATGCCCTCATCGCCGAGAAGCCTAAAGACGACGACAAAGGTCGAAGTCACGACGGCGACCTCTACTAA
- a CDS encoding RNA polymerase sigma factor has translation MDLTFKVVDTDKRRHYPGQRRNRKVSNLPAHRVDPAKKAATVTELPTTRRSLLIRVRDPRDHGAWAEFESIYRPAVYRFARRRGLQPADAEDLSQRVFQKTAHKVREWDEVGKQGSFRAWILLVTRNEVINALSRQRPDAATGGTSSSQARVNHIPDSHSLDELLEKEYRRATFRHAASIVQNEFTETSWRAFWLTTVENQQSQTVSESLGISIGALYAARSRIMSRLREVVTQLTKEDE, from the coding sequence ATGGACTTGACGTTTAAAGTGGTGGATACTGACAAACGTAGACACTACCCCGGACAGCGCAGGAATCGAAAGGTTTCGAATTTGCCTGCACATCGAGTGGACCCTGCTAAAAAAGCGGCGACTGTGACGGAACTGCCCACGACTCGTCGCAGCTTACTCATTCGTGTTCGCGATCCTCGTGACCACGGTGCTTGGGCAGAGTTTGAATCGATCTACCGCCCTGCGGTGTATCGTTTTGCACGCCGACGAGGACTTCAACCCGCCGATGCGGAAGACCTTTCGCAAAGAGTCTTTCAGAAAACAGCTCACAAAGTCCGTGAGTGGGACGAAGTCGGCAAACAAGGCTCGTTCCGCGCCTGGATTCTTCTCGTCACCCGCAACGAAGTGATCAACGCACTTAGTCGACAACGCCCCGATGCAGCCACGGGAGGAACGTCGTCCAGCCAAGCCCGCGTCAACCATATTCCTGATAGCCACTCCCTCGATGAGTTACTTGAAAAAGAGTATCGCCGGGCGACCTTTCGACACGCCGCCAGCATCGTGCAAAATGAATTCACCGAAACAAGCTGGCGTGCATTCTGGCTGACAACGGTCGAAAACCAGCAGTCGCAAACAGTTTCCGAATCTCTGGGAATCTCCATCGGGGCGCTCTATGCGGCTCGTAGTCGAATCATGTCACGCTTGAGAGAAGTCGTAACGCAACTCACAAAGGAGGACGAATAA
- the pruA gene encoding L-glutamate gamma-semialdehyde dehydrogenase has translation MSTEDRPNLFHVQRFENEPNTDFSRAENREDMKQALKDVEALFGADYPLNIDGKAQDSRSHIISRSPSSKETVLGTVASANRDQAEQAIETARRAWPQWQKIPADHRAEYLELIASGMQTRRFELAAWMIHESGKSWKEADAEVSEAIDFCRYYSLAMRDLVSELACDYPGEENRLFYRSRGVAVVIAPWNFPLAILTGMTVAALVTGNTVVMKPAEQSSIVAAKLMEIARDSGLPTGVLNFLPGNGEELGPVLVGSPDVDLVVFTGSQEVGLSINKLAAETVPAQLNVKKVIAEMGGKNAIIVDDDADLDDAVQGVVNSAFGYAGQKCSACSRVIVLKSIFDEFTERLVNAVESLVIGPADDPGIDFGPVIDQEAYDRINDYIELGAEECETIVSIDLSDRDDGYFIGPQIFNILEEDSRLAQAEIFGPVLSVMKARDMDHALKLANNTAYALTGGVYSRSPKNLKRAREEFLVGNLYLNREITGAIVQRHPFGGFRMSGIGSKAGGPDYLQQFMLPVNITENTMRRGFAPKSSDEE, from the coding sequence ATGTCAACGGAAGATCGTCCGAACCTGTTTCATGTTCAACGATTTGAAAACGAACCGAATACCGACTTCAGCCGCGCGGAGAACCGCGAGGATATGAAGCAGGCCCTCAAAGATGTTGAGGCTCTGTTCGGTGCCGACTATCCGTTGAACATTGACGGGAAAGCCCAGGATAGCCGTTCGCACATCATTTCCCGTTCCCCATCGTCAAAAGAGACTGTTCTCGGAACCGTCGCCTCTGCAAACCGGGATCAGGCGGAACAGGCGATCGAAACTGCGAGGCGAGCCTGGCCTCAATGGCAAAAAATTCCTGCAGACCATCGCGCGGAATATCTCGAATTAATCGCCTCAGGGATGCAGACTCGACGATTCGAGCTTGCAGCCTGGATGATTCACGAAAGCGGCAAGTCTTGGAAAGAGGCAGATGCCGAAGTCTCCGAGGCGATCGACTTCTGCCGTTACTACTCTCTGGCGATGCGAGATCTCGTCTCTGAGTTAGCATGTGATTACCCGGGCGAAGAGAACCGCTTGTTCTACCGCTCACGAGGCGTTGCCGTGGTCATCGCTCCCTGGAATTTCCCACTCGCAATTCTGACCGGAATGACCGTCGCAGCCTTGGTGACGGGGAATACCGTGGTCATGAAACCTGCAGAACAGTCCTCCATTGTTGCAGCCAAGCTGATGGAAATCGCTCGCGATTCCGGATTGCCGACTGGAGTCCTCAACTTTCTTCCTGGGAATGGAGAAGAACTGGGGCCAGTCCTCGTTGGCAGCCCAGACGTTGATCTCGTTGTCTTTACAGGTTCACAAGAAGTTGGCCTGTCAATCAACAAACTCGCAGCGGAAACAGTCCCGGCGCAACTCAACGTGAAAAAAGTGATTGCCGAAATGGGAGGCAAAAACGCAATCATTGTCGATGACGACGCCGATCTGGATGACGCCGTTCAGGGGGTGGTCAATTCCGCTTTTGGCTATGCTGGTCAAAAATGCTCTGCCTGCTCCCGCGTCATTGTCTTGAAATCAATCTTCGATGAATTCACCGAGCGACTCGTCAATGCCGTCGAAAGCCTCGTGATCGGACCGGCGGATGATCCCGGAATTGATTTCGGCCCGGTCATTGATCAAGAGGCATACGACCGCATCAATGATTACATCGAACTCGGAGCCGAAGAGTGCGAGACAATCGTCTCGATTGACCTGTCTGACCGCGACGACGGCTACTTCATTGGGCCTCAGATTTTCAACATTCTTGAAGAAGATTCCCGCTTGGCACAAGCTGAAATTTTTGGTCCTGTGCTTTCCGTCATGAAAGCACGCGACATGGATCACGCTCTCAAGCTCGCCAACAACACCGCCTATGCTCTCACCGGGGGAGTCTATTCTCGCAGCCCGAAGAACTTGAAACGTGCTCGCGAAGAATTCCTCGTCGGAAACTTGTATCTCAATCGCGAGATCACAGGAGCGATTGTCCAGCGCCATCCATTCGGCGGCTTCCGAATGTCCGGGATCGGCTCGAAAGCGGGCGGCCCGGATTACCTGCAACAATTCATGCTCCCGGTCAACATTACAGAAAACACTATGCGGCGAGGTTTCGCACCGAAAAGTTCTGACGAAGAGTAG